From the genome of Thermoflexus hugenholtzii, one region includes:
- a CDS encoding cupin domain-containing protein, giving the protein MIFRASIPEIRELLQKPFQVYPVARLGGVQVYVYRSHGEVQKHRHPEFDEVFMVYEGLVTFGIGGEEFTLRPDELLWIPRGMAHWSGSRLPSMVLLFRRDEEPLRWNGDFRIREGPGERPVIVRIHEALQDAPPGSSRFLLEASGVRYLAVRTREGSTEWEAQGPALLLLLRGELALEGEGPGFPEPARGILAPGELAVLPPGTRGRWESERPAVLLWAENVEHI; this is encoded by the coding sequence ATGATCTTCAGGGCCTCGATCCCGGAGATCCGCGAGCTCTTGCAGAAACCCTTCCAGGTCTACCCGGTCGCCCGGCTGGGTGGCGTCCAGGTTTACGTCTACCGCTCCCACGGGGAGGTCCAGAAGCATCGCCACCCGGAGTTCGACGAAGTCTTCATGGTCTATGAAGGGCTGGTGACCTTCGGGATCGGGGGGGAGGAGTTCACCCTGAGGCCCGATGAGCTGCTTTGGATCCCCCGGGGGATGGCGCACTGGTCCGGCTCCCGCCTGCCCTCCATGGTCCTCCTGTTCCGACGGGATGAGGAACCGTTGCGCTGGAATGGGGACTTCCGGATCCGAGAGGGGCCCGGGGAGCGGCCCGTCATCGTGCGCATCCACGAGGCCCTCCAGGACGCCCCGCCCGGTTCCTCGCGGTTCCTGCTGGAGGCCAGCGGGGTGCGGTATCTGGCGGTTCGGACCCGGGAGGGCTCCACGGAGTGGGAGGCCCAGGGCCCGGCGCTCCTGCTGCTGTTGCGCGGCGAGCTGGCCCTGGAAGGCGAGGGGCCCGGCTTCCCGGAGCCGGCCCGGGGCATCCTGGCGCCCGGCGAGCTGGCAGTCCTCCCTCCCGGCACGCGCGGGCGCTGGGAGAGCGAGCGCCCGGCGGTGTTGCTCTGGGCCGAGAACGTAGAGCACATATAG